From Candidatus Omnitrophota bacterium, a single genomic window includes:
- a CDS encoding ATP-binding protein, with amino-acid sequence MLGYKSLLISVTLASFITLIFIPLKNIIQSFIEKYFFMGNFFQLAEQNEQLRREIVQSERLKSIAILASGMAHEIKNPLTVLKTFSEFLPRKMDDKEFLKKFQPMIAHEIDRINALVHELLDFAKPAPLQIKPTPIHALLDQTLEILSNDFLKHKINVHKDYSLTTPAILNLDPNQFKQALLNILLNAMEAMPTGGAVTVTTLPSSDLQYALIKIQDTGCGIRNEDIAHIFDPFFTKKDHGTGLGLSITYEIVRGHQGKIFAESEKDRGTAFVIELPL; translated from the coding sequence ATGCTTGGTTATAAATCATTGTTGATCTCCGTGACCTTGGCCTCATTCATTACGCTCATTTTTATTCCGCTTAAGAACATCATCCAATCTTTTATCGAAAAATATTTCTTTATGGGTAATTTCTTCCAACTAGCAGAACAAAATGAACAATTACGACGAGAAATTGTTCAATCCGAACGCCTGAAATCCATCGCCATCCTGGCCAGCGGCATGGCGCATGAGATCAAAAACCCGCTGACGGTCCTCAAAACCTTCAGCGAATTCCTGCCCCGAAAAATGGATGACAAAGAATTCCTCAAGAAATTCCAGCCCATGATCGCCCATGAGATCGACCGCATCAACGCTCTGGTTCATGAACTCCTGGACTTTGCCAAACCAGCTCCCCTTCAGATAAAGCCAACGCCCATCCACGCCCTTTTAGACCAAACATTGGAGATCTTAAGCAATGATTTTCTGAAACACAAAATTAACGTTCATAAGGACTATAGCCTGACAACGCCGGCGATATTGAATCTGGACCCCAATCAATTCAAACAAGCCCTGTTGAATATACTGCTGAATGCCATGGAAGCCATGCCGACGGGCGGCGCCGTCACCGTGACCACCCTCCCTTCTTCCGACCTGCAATACGCCCTGATCAAGATCCAGGATACCGGATGCGGGATCAGAAATGAAGATATCGCCCACATTTTTGACCCGTTCTTCACCAAAAAAGACCACGGCACCGGGCTTGGGCTCTCTATAACATACGAAATTGTGCGGGGACATCAGGGAAAAATATTTGCGGAAAGTGAAAAAGACAGGGGCACGGCGTTCGTGATCGAACTGCCTTTATAA
- the serS gene encoding serine--tRNA ligase, producing MLDLRFIRDNPDQVKAGLEARHAKADLNRLLELDSQRRKLLVDLEDLKAKKNIANDEIGRLIKEKCDPKAKIGPMKAIAQKVDAMEPVIKGIEGQIQDILLGIPNIPHSSVPVGGAEANKEINRWGKAPKPDFKPKTHIEIAEALDIIDFKRGAKLSGSNFVLYKDLGARLERALYNFMLDTHTREHGYCEMSPPVLVNAASMTGTGQLPKMKEDMYHLPSDDLYLIPTAEVPVTNIHRDETLNEEDLPLYYTAYTTCFRREAGSYGKDTRGLVRIHQFDKVELVKFVKPENSYEELESLLADACKIFQLLGIPYRVLLLASGDLSFAAAKCYDIEVYAAGLDKWLEASSCSNFEDFQARRANIRYKGKDGKKSAFVHTLNGSGVALPRTMAAILENYQTKEGDVIVPEVLRPYMGGVERIGRKK from the coding sequence ATGCTCGACCTAAGGTTCATTCGCGATAATCCCGACCAGGTCAAGGCCGGCCTTGAGGCCAGACACGCCAAGGCCGATCTCAACCGTCTTTTGGAACTAGACAGCCAGCGCCGGAAATTGCTGGTTGATCTTGAAGACCTTAAAGCCAAAAAGAATATTGCCAATGACGAGATCGGCCGGCTCATTAAGGAAAAATGCGATCCTAAGGCGAAGATCGGTCCCATGAAGGCCATTGCCCAGAAGGTGGATGCCATGGAGCCGGTCATCAAGGGTATTGAAGGGCAAATTCAGGACATTCTGCTGGGCATCCCCAACATCCCTCACAGTTCCGTTCCCGTCGGCGGGGCCGAGGCCAATAAAGAGATCAACCGTTGGGGCAAAGCGCCGAAACCGGATTTTAAACCCAAGACGCATATTGAGATCGCCGAAGCGCTGGACATCATTGATTTTAAAAGGGGCGCGAAATTAAGCGGTTCCAATTTTGTCCTTTATAAAGACCTCGGGGCGCGGCTGGAGAGGGCTTTATACAATTTTATGCTGGATACGCACACCCGCGAACACGGTTATTGCGAAATGTCCCCGCCGGTTTTGGTCAATGCCGCGTCCATGACAGGGACCGGGCAATTGCCCAAGATGAAAGAGGACATGTATCATCTGCCATCCGATGATCTTTATTTGATCCCCACGGCCGAGGTCCCGGTCACTAATATCCACCGTGATGAAACGCTCAATGAAGAGGACCTGCCTCTTTATTACACCGCTTATACCACGTGTTTCCGGCGGGAGGCGGGTTCTTATGGCAAGGACACCCGCGGGCTCGTGCGCATCCACCAATTTGATAAAGTGGAATTAGTCAAATTCGTCAAACCGGAAAATTCTTATGAGGAATTGGAATCCTTATTGGCTGATGCCTGCAAGATATTTCAATTGTTGGGTATTCCTTATCGGGTGTTGTTGCTGGCCAGCGGTGACTTGAGTTTTGCCGCCGCCAAATGCTACGACATCGAGGTGTACGCGGCCGGTTTGGACAAATGGCTGGAGGCCTCCAGTTGTTCAAATTTTGAGGATTTTCAGGCCCGCCGGGCGAACATCCGCTACAAAGGTAAGGACGGCAAAAAGTCCGCTTTCGTCCACACCCTCAACGGTTCCGGCGTTGCCCTGCCGCGGACCATGGCCGCCATTCTGGAAAATTACCAGACCAAGGAAGGGGACGTCATTGTCCCCGAAGTCCTTCGTCCTTACATGGGCGGCGTTGAGCGTATCGGGAGGAAAAAGTGA
- a CDS encoding XRE family transcriptional regulator — protein sequence MYIGKKVETIRKAQKMSLTELSKKSGVQLATLSRIENMKMVGTLESHINIAKALGIDVTELYRGIDQKSAILDVGPDQSGADIFRHSERSSYEILTKNVLKKKMMPVLIRIEANGKTNTEQNQPGTEKFIFVLEGVVEADINGAKFRLSKHNTFYFDSSLPHHFINKGRSTARVLCVGTPVSL from the coding sequence ATGTATATAGGGAAGAAAGTTGAAACCATCCGCAAGGCGCAAAAAATGTCTTTGACGGAACTCTCCAAGAAAAGCGGGGTCCAGCTGGCCACGTTGAGCCGCATTGAGAACATGAAAATGGTGGGCACGCTGGAGTCGCACATCAATATCGCCAAGGCGCTGGGCATTGACGTGACGGAATTATACCGCGGCATTGACCAGAAGTCCGCGATCCTGGATGTAGGGCCGGACCAGAGCGGCGCAGATATTTTCAGGCACAGCGAACGCTCTTCTTATGAGATCCTCACCAAAAACGTCCTGAAGAAAAAAATGATGCCGGTATTGATCCGTATTGAGGCGAACGGCAAGACGAACACGGAACAAAACCAGCCGGGCACGGAAAAATTCATTTTTGTCCTGGAGGGCGTGGTTGAGGCAGACATCAACGGGGCGAAATTCCGTTTGAGCAAACACAATACATTCTATTTTGATTCTTCCCTTCCCCATCATTTCATCAATAAAGGAAGGTCAACCGCGCGCGTACTGTGCGTGGGCACGCCGGTATCCCTTTAA
- a CDS encoding phage integrase SAM-like domain-containing protein — translation MGQVRKIGNTYYVEFYARGLLYSQIAGPDRTAAQKLLEDIETKIAGGESLTIVRDIDLPVFLEQFLNDAAGQHPPKTLERLRLTANHFSAFCKKDHPHLIKLSQVTPAVIESYKAHLAKGRDVNPKKVNLTLLLLREILEYGIKTGFINDNPTVHVRLLPMSVVPRVLTARGKMVKDLIGKGVLLGRISILLKMSDIARLMYYANLIPLSREDMYN, via the coding sequence ATGGGTCAAGTCCGTAAAATAGGAAATACGTATTACGTTGAATTCTACGCCCGGGGACTTTTGTATTCCCAGATCGCCGGGCCTGATCGGACCGCTGCCCAAAAGTTGTTGGAAGACATTGAAACCAAGATCGCCGGCGGAGAATCCCTGACCATTGTCCGCGATATTGATCTTCCTGTTTTTCTTGAACAGTTTTTAAATGACGCGGCCGGCCAGCATCCCCCCAAAACATTGGAACGCCTGCGCCTGACCGCAAATCATTTCAGCGCTTTTTGTAAAAAAGACCACCCGCATTTGATCAAATTATCCCAGGTGACACCTGCTGTCATTGAATCCTACAAGGCCCATCTTGCCAAGGGCCGGGACGTTAATCCAAAAAAAGTGAACCTGACCCTTTTGCTGTTGCGAGAAATTTTGGAATACGGCATCAAAACCGGTTTTATCAATGATAATCCTACGGTGCATGTCCGCCTTTTGCCTATGTCGGTTGTGCCGCGTGTTTTGACGGCCCGGGGAAAGATGGTCAAGGATCTGATCGGTAAAGGGGTATTATTGGGCAGGATATCCATCTTGTTGAAGATGTCTGACATCGCCCGGCTCATGTACTATGCAAATTTGATTCCCTTAAGCAGGGAAGATATGTATAATTAA
- a CDS encoding response regulator, which yields MSKLLIVDDESDIREFAKSFFKKRGIEVLTASGGREALDLIIKNKPQLVLLDVRMEEMTGIEVLRELRKTDKQTKVIMVTGVEDEAVIKEANALGVISYVHKPLILEELEKIVLSQMAS from the coding sequence ATGTCCAAACTTTTGATCGTGGATGATGAGTCGGACATCCGGGAATTCGCGAAGAGTTTTTTTAAAAAACGCGGCATTGAGGTCCTGACGGCCTCCGGCGGCCGTGAGGCCCTGGATCTGATCATCAAGAACAAGCCCCAACTTGTTTTGCTGGATGTGCGCATGGAGGAAATGACCGGAATAGAGGTCTTGCGCGAATTGCGTAAAACAGACAAGCAGACCAAGGTCATCATGGTCACCGGCGTCGAGGATGAAGCGGTCATTAAAGAAGCCAATGCCCTGGGCGTCATCAGTTATGTCCACAAACCTCTTATCCTTGAGGAACTCGAGAAGATCGTTTTAAGCCAGATGGCTTCCTAA
- a CDS encoding type II toxin-antitoxin system PemK/MazF family toxin produces MKISKFHIYLADLDPAFGTEPGKTRPVVVVQTDDINDIHTSTVVCLLTSRLRNDAAPLRVRVLAKESLLPFDSDIMTDQIRAIDNHRFKQHLGKLSDRQCDALLENLKNLILE; encoded by the coding sequence ATGAAAATATCTAAATTCCATATTTATTTGGCAGATCTGGACCCGGCTTTTGGCACAGAGCCGGGCAAGACCCGTCCGGTTGTCGTCGTACAGACGGACGACATCAATGATATCCATACAAGCACAGTCGTTTGTTTATTAACTTCAAGGCTTAGAAACGATGCCGCCCCTTTAAGGGTCAGGGTCCTTGCCAAAGAATCTTTGTTGCCGTTTGATTCCGACATTATGACCGATCAAATCCGCGCCATTGATAACCACCGTTTCAAGCAACATCTGGGCAAGCTCAGTGACCGTCAATGCGACGCGTTATTAGAGAACCTGAAGAATTTGATCCTCGAATAA
- a CDS encoding HD domain-containing protein, which translates to MSTKIDYKKELESAAKGMILIHDPRLLIKLIVRSIVQKVRIQHAGMILYDPVKDNYVLSISRGEQGARIPEGFVRFDRNHPIIKLFIEKEYKYLVGNRNAILAEDINKMIWKESVISNGNGSKKLLHDVSHQMPKLNAVACVPAYHQHMLLAILLLGEKYDKTRFDQEELDFFSALASDVAMAIRNAELFEDLKREAERNRNLFIQTTIALGSAIEAKDAYTHGHTERVTKYALAVARQMEANGTADFPPKFFENLYIAGLLHDIGKIGVPESILCKQDKLTPQEYEIMKTHTTRGAEILSPLTGFEECINGVKYHHERYDGAGYPDGLKGESIPMIAAIIAVADTFDAITTDRSYRKGLSKEIALAEIQKYSGKQFNPRPVRAIVELYHKGEL; encoded by the coding sequence ATGTCCACCAAGATCGATTATAAGAAAGAACTGGAATCCGCGGCCAAGGGGATGATCCTCATCCACGATCCCCGGCTTTTGATCAAACTCATCGTCCGTTCCATTGTCCAAAAGGTCCGTATCCAGCATGCCGGCATGATCCTCTATGACCCTGTTAAGGACAATTATGTCCTGTCCATTTCCCGCGGAGAGCAGGGCGCCAGGATCCCGGAGGGCTTTGTCCGTTTTGACCGCAACCACCCCATCATCAAGTTGTTCATTGAAAAGGAATACAAATACCTTGTCGGGAACCGCAACGCGATCCTGGCCGAGGACATCAATAAAATGATATGGAAGGAAAGCGTCATTTCCAACGGCAACGGCAGTAAAAAACTCCTGCATGACGTCAGCCATCAAATGCCGAAACTCAATGCCGTGGCCTGCGTGCCGGCTTATCATCAGCATATGCTTTTGGCGATCTTATTATTGGGGGAGAAATACGATAAAACGCGTTTTGACCAGGAAGAACTGGATTTCTTTTCCGCGCTGGCTTCTGACGTGGCCATGGCCATACGCAATGCCGAATTGTTCGAGGATTTAAAGAGGGAAGCGGAACGCAACCGTAATCTTTTCATCCAGACCACGATCGCCCTGGGGTCGGCCATTGAAGCCAAGGACGCTTATACGCACGGCCATACCGAGCGCGTCACGAAATACGCCCTTGCGGTCGCGCGGCAAATGGAAGCCAACGGGACAGCGGATTTCCCTCCCAAATTTTTTGAGAACCTTTATATCGCCGGATTATTGCACGACATCGGGAAGATCGGCGTGCCAGAGTCCATTTTGTGCAAGCAGGACAAATTGACGCCGCAAGAGTATGAGATCATGAAAACCCACACCACCCGCGGGGCGGAAATACTTTCACCCCTGACGGGTTTTGAGGAATGCATCAACGGCGTCAAATACCACCACGAGCGTTATGACGGCGCCGGTTATCCGGATGGTTTAAAAGGAGAATCCATTCCGATGATCGCGGCCATTATCGCCGTGGCAGACACATTTGATGCCATCACCACCGACCGTTCTTACCGCAAGGGTTTGAGCAAAGAGATCGCCCTCGCGGAGATCCAGAAATATTCCGGCAAGCAGTTCAACCCCAGGCCGGTGCGGGCCATCGTTGAACTCTATCACAAAGGGGAATTATAA
- a CDS encoding septation protein SpoVG family protein: MNETLLDVKVGSIHRLAEGRVKAFVDIVVNDAILIKGVRVIEGKKGMFVSMPSEQGKDEKWYDRVRCLSDEVKDLVSERVLEGYRLSRHDL; the protein is encoded by the coding sequence ATGAACGAAACGCTTTTAGATGTCAAGGTCGGCAGTATCCATCGTCTTGCGGAAGGGCGGGTCAAGGCATTTGTTGATATCGTTGTCAATGATGCCATCCTCATTAAGGGGGTCAGGGTCATTGAAGGAAAGAAGGGAATGTTCGTGTCCATGCCTTCCGAGCAGGGGAAGGATGAAAAGTGGTATGACCGCGTGCGCTGTTTGAGCGATGAGGTCAAAGACCTGGTTTCAGAAAGGGTCCTTGAGGGCTATCGCCTGAGCCGGCATGATCTTTAA
- a CDS encoding pitrilysin family protein — protein sequence MNITAGLPEMAKRLLFLLLFLSVFSPVYADQVRKEVLENGMTVLVQEMPSSEVLSIDAYIKTGSAVEGEYSGAGISHFIEHMLFKGTAKRPVGAIAKEVEALGGTINASTSFDHTIYTLDLPSGNFAQGLDIIADMVANSAFDPAQVEKEREVIHGEMRLYNDRPDRRLSDLVFRNVYIRHPYRHPIIGYPSLFDGVTREGLYAYYKSRYIPNNIILSVAGPVRSPEVLPLIKEAFKDLKQRPYLERNTPQEPPQIAQRRFEDHFATPLIRFSLAYQGVSIADPDLYALDVLAMALGQGEGSRLYQDIYEKKKLVEEISAFNFTPQDKGMFAVEGVMSKDHLSAVLQASRSAIEQVKRSGLDAQELEKTKRQVLSQFVFGNQTSSSLAYRAATDEAMMGDPYFSKKYVDAVKKIGNEDIKRVARRYLTDDHLTINVLRPMQGGPASGTVEIKPRKSNIQKIVLDNGLTVLLGEDHSVGVIAVDCVFNAGTRQENPELSGLSMLVSRVWTKGVKKNVENRGGSLSGFAGRNSIGLSMNVLSDDLSFALDTMQGLLAQPSFSMDEIEHEKTNMAADIDARDDDIASVGFKELFQTLYLTHPFGRDVLGTKGSVQKITRQDAIEYYQRFVRADNAVLAVFGDFDPASVIQEIRKKFSGLSKGRPLLKEFQESPPQKTREKTVAMDKEQAVVMMAFQAPVLKDEDRWTMEVIDAVLGSGLSGRLFVKVRDELGKAYTVGSDYTPGVDAGILSLFVLTTEDKIDTVKGILTRQAQALAAEDVTDEEINSAKAYLKGMFKMGLDTPAALASLSALNELYGLGYHFHKDFDARINAVTKKDIRRVARKYLDIQTSAVVIIKKRPNV from the coding sequence ATGAATATCACCGCGGGTCTTCCTGAAATGGCCAAACGCCTGCTTTTTCTCCTGCTGTTTTTGTCCGTCTTTTCACCCGTATATGCCGATCAGGTCCGCAAAGAAGTTCTGGAAAACGGCATGACCGTTCTGGTCCAGGAAATGCCGTCCAGCGAAGTCCTGTCTATTGATGCTTATATCAAGACCGGGTCGGCGGTTGAAGGGGAATATTCAGGCGCCGGGATATCCCATTTCATTGAACACATGCTGTTTAAGGGCACGGCCAAGCGTCCTGTCGGCGCCATTGCCAAAGAAGTTGAGGCCTTGGGCGGCACCATCAACGCGTCTACTTCTTTTGATCACACCATTTATACACTGGATCTTCCGTCGGGCAATTTTGCGCAAGGGCTGGACATCATCGCGGACATGGTGGCCAATTCCGCTTTTGATCCTGCCCAGGTTGAAAAAGAACGCGAGGTCATCCACGGAGAAATGCGTTTGTACAATGACCGTCCTGACCGGCGCTTGAGCGATCTGGTTTTCAGGAATGTCTATATCCGCCATCCCTACCGCCATCCGATCATCGGGTATCCGTCGCTGTTTGACGGTGTCACGCGGGAGGGGTTGTATGCGTATTACAAGTCCCGGTATATCCCCAATAATATCATTTTGTCTGTCGCGGGGCCTGTGCGAAGCCCGGAGGTTCTGCCTTTGATCAAAGAGGCGTTCAAAGATCTTAAGCAGAGGCCATACCTTGAACGCAATACCCCGCAGGAGCCGCCGCAGATAGCACAGCGCCGCTTTGAAGACCATTTTGCAACACCGCTCATCCGTTTTTCTTTGGCCTATCAAGGGGTGAGCATCGCCGATCCGGATTTGTATGCCCTTGATGTTTTGGCCATGGCGTTAGGGCAGGGGGAGGGCTCGCGGCTTTATCAGGATATTTATGAGAAAAAGAAATTGGTTGAAGAGATCTCCGCTTTTAATTTTACTCCCCAGGACAAAGGCATGTTCGCGGTTGAAGGGGTGATGAGCAAGGACCATTTGTCCGCTGTTCTGCAAGCGTCCAGATCCGCTATTGAGCAGGTCAAGCGCTCGGGCTTGGATGCTCAAGAATTGGAAAAGACCAAACGCCAGGTCTTAAGCCAGTTCGTATTTGGCAATCAGACATCATCCTCTTTGGCATATAGGGCGGCCACCGACGAGGCCATGATGGGAGATCCGTATTTTTCCAAGAAATACGTGGATGCCGTTAAAAAGATCGGCAATGAGGACATTAAACGCGTGGCCCGGCGCTATTTGACGGATGATCACCTGACGATCAATGTTTTAAGGCCTATGCAGGGCGGTCCTGCTTCCGGGACGGTTGAAATAAAACCGCGAAAGTCCAATATCCAAAAGATCGTTTTGGACAATGGTCTGACCGTTCTCTTGGGAGAAGATCATAGCGTCGGGGTTATCGCTGTGGATTGCGTTTTTAATGCCGGGACCCGTCAGGAAAATCCTGAACTGTCCGGTTTAAGCATGCTGGTGTCCAGGGTCTGGACTAAAGGCGTTAAAAAGAACGTGGAAAACCGGGGCGGTTCTTTGTCCGGGTTTGCCGGACGCAACAGCATCGGTTTGAGCATGAACGTCCTGTCCGACGACCTGTCTTTTGCTTTGGACACCATGCAGGGCCTGTTGGCGCAACCCTCTTTTTCCATGGATGAAATAGAACATGAAAAGACCAACATGGCCGCGGACATTGATGCCAGGGATGATGACATTGCTTCGGTCGGTTTTAAAGAATTGTTTCAGACCTTGTATTTGACCCATCCGTTCGGCCGTGATGTTCTGGGCACCAAGGGGTCGGTGCAAAAGATCACCCGTCAAGACGCGATTGAATACTACCAGCGTTTTGTCCGCGCGGACAACGCGGTGCTTGCTGTTTTTGGGGATTTTGATCCCGCGTCCGTGATACAGGAGATCAGGAAAAAGTTTTCCGGTTTGTCTAAAGGCAGGCCGTTGCTCAAAGAATTTCAGGAATCGCCTCCCCAAAAGACCCGTGAAAAAACAGTGGCCATGGACAAAGAACAGGCGGTTGTGATGATGGCTTTCCAGGCGCCTGTTTTGAAAGACGAAGACCGCTGGACCATGGAAGTCATCGACGCGGTGTTGGGTTCCGGTTTGAGCGGGCGGCTTTTCGTTAAGGTCAGGGATGAATTGGGCAAGGCCTATACGGTGGGTTCGGATTATACGCCCGGGGTGGATGCCGGAATCCTCTCACTTTTTGTCTTGACGACGGAAGATAAAATTGATACTGTCAAAGGAATTCTCACGCGGCAGGCACAGGCCCTCGCCGCCGAGGATGTCACGGATGAAGAGATCAACAGCGCCAAGGCCTATTTGAAAGGGATGTTCAAGATGGGCCTGGATACCCCGGCGGCTCTGGCGTCATTGAGTGCGCTCAACGAACTGTACGGTTTAGGGTATCATTTTCATAAAGATTTTGACGCGCGTATCAATGCCGTTACTAAAAAAGACATCCGGCGGGTTGCCAGGAAATATTTGGACATCCAGACGTCTGCCGTCGTGATCATCAAGAAAAGACCGAACGTATGA
- a CDS encoding Fic family protein: MKTFQQFEKKIENIPIATSWYLADLGEAKGKQELFTKQFPQKLKVLREHALIESAVSSNRIEGVLVDEKRVATVVFGKTHLKDRSEEEVRCYRTALDWIHREGTGVSISEKTILKLHQMSRGEIWDAGKYKEKEVDIIEKLPGGGERVRFKTLDPSRTPGFTMELVKYWQDALKEKSVHPLIALGAFNLDFLCIHPFRDGNGRVSRLLLLLQCYTLGYEVGRYISLERLIEQNKERYYETLQQSSQGWHEGKHDPWPYINYLLYILKTAYHEFESRVGQIKSPRGSKTEFIETAINAFEKDFTLSDLERACPGVSRDMIRIVLRNLQKSKKVKCLGRGPGAVWQKR, translated from the coding sequence ATGAAAACTTTTCAGCAGTTTGAGAAAAAAATAGAGAACATCCCTATAGCCACCTCCTGGTATTTGGCAGATTTGGGGGAGGCAAAAGGAAAGCAGGAGCTTTTTACCAAACAGTTCCCACAGAAACTGAAAGTTTTAAGAGAGCATGCTTTGATTGAAAGCGCTGTTTCTTCCAACAGGATCGAAGGGGTGCTTGTTGATGAAAAACGTGTGGCGACGGTTGTTTTTGGCAAGACCCATCTGAAAGACCGGAGCGAGGAAGAGGTGCGTTGTTATCGCACCGCACTTGATTGGATCCATCGTGAAGGGACGGGGGTCTCGATTTCCGAAAAAACAATCCTTAAGTTACACCAGATGAGCCGTGGTGAAATTTGGGATGCCGGAAAATATAAAGAGAAAGAAGTAGATATTATTGAGAAATTACCAGGTGGGGGAGAACGTGTGCGTTTTAAAACTCTAGATCCTTCAAGAACACCTGGCTTTACAATGGAGCTTGTCAAATATTGGCAGGACGCTTTAAAGGAAAAAAGCGTTCATCCTTTGATTGCGTTGGGCGCTTTCAATCTCGACTTTCTTTGTATTCATCCATTCCGGGATGGCAATGGTCGTGTTTCGCGGCTATTGCTCTTGCTTCAATGTTATACGCTGGGCTATGAGGTTGGACGCTATATTAGCCTTGAACGGCTTATTGAGCAAAACAAAGAACGCTACTATGAAACATTGCAACAGAGTTCTCAAGGGTGGCATGAGGGTAAACATGACCCTTGGCCCTATATCAATTATCTTCTCTATATTCTTAAAACGGCTTACCATGAGTTTGAAAGCCGGGTAGGGCAAATAAAAAGCCCACGAGGATCAAAAACGGAATTTATTGAAACGGCTATTAATGCCTTTGAGAAGGATTTTACCCTTTCGGATCTTGAAAGAGCATGTCCTGGGGTTAGTCGGGATATGATCAGAATAGTTCTTCGTAATCTTCAAAAATCGAAGAAAGTTAAATGCCTTGGGCGGGGGCCCGGAGCCGTTTGGCAGAAGAGGTAA
- a CDS encoding response regulator has translation MSGKILICDDEEGIRESLKLILCDHYDLVVVDSGEQALHTLANAKDIKVALLDIKMPRVNGLDVLQEIKSKYPEVKIIMVTGYRSVETAAEAARLGASGYIIKPFKAEEILEVVKRNIH, from the coding sequence ATGTCAGGAAAAATTTTGATCTGTGATGACGAGGAAGGTATCCGCGAGTCCTTAAAACTCATTTTGTGCGACCATTACGACCTGGTGGTCGTGGACAGCGGCGAACAGGCCCTGCACACATTGGCGAACGCAAAAGACATCAAAGTAGCGCTCTTGGACATAAAGATGCCCAGGGTCAATGGTCTGGATGTCCTGCAGGAGATCAAATCAAAATATCCCGAGGTGAAGATCATCATGGTCACCGGCTACCGGTCGGTGGAAACAGCCGCCGAAGCCGCGCGTCTGGGAGCGTCGGGGTACATCATCAAACCGTTCAAGGCGGAAGAGATTTTAGAGGTTGTTAAACGAAATATTCATTAA